In the Hordeum vulgare subsp. vulgare chromosome 7H, MorexV3_pseudomolecules_assembly, whole genome shotgun sequence genome, one interval contains:
- the LOC123411850 gene encoding haloacid dehalogenase-like hydrolase domain-containing protein 3 isoform X1, translating to MLFLSSQQICGNSQINQTRPSSLRQELLEMPAAVVRCPLLLRRHPAAALRRSFSSSGMRSVRRAAGGGSQGRSPAYRGLLLDAGGTLLQLAQPVAETYATLGRPYGVMKSKEYIMQGFKRAFSAPWPKTLRYQGDGRPFWRIVVAEATDCTNSDYFEEVYQYYAHGDAWRLPDGAYRTLRDLKDAGVKLAVVSNFDTRLRKLLKDLNVSNMFDAIVVSSEVGYEKPAPEIFKIALEQIGVEASNAVHVGDDETADKAGANAIGLECWLWGEDVKEFSEIQRRIVAKGSR from the exons ATGCTCT TTCTCAGCTCACAGCAGATTTGTGGGAATTCACAGATCAACCAAACACGACCTTCGTCTCTCCGGCAAGAACTTCTCGAGATGCCCGCCGCGGTGGTGCGCTGCCCCCTCCTCCTCAGGCGGCACCCGGCGGCCGCCCTCCgacgctccttctcctcctccggcaTGCGGTCTGTGCGCAGAGCCGCGGGGGGTGGGAGCCAGGGGCGATCACCGGCGTATCGTGGGCTGCTGCTCGACGCCGGTGGCACGCTGCTGCAGTTGGCGCAGCCAGTCGCTGAGACGTATGCAACCCTCGGCCGTCCATACG GTGTGATGAAGTCCAAAGAGTATATCATGCAAGGATTCAAGCGGGCTTTCTCAGCACCATGGCCCAAGACGCTTAGGTACCAG GGTGATGGGCGACCGTTCTGGAGGATTGTCGTGGCGGAAGCAACTGACTGCACAAACAGTGATTATTTTGAAGAAGTATATCAG TACTATGCACATGGAGATGCATGGCGTCTGCCTGATGGAGCTTACAGAACACTGCGTGATTTAAAGGATGCTGGAG TTAAGCTAGCTGTTGTATCTAACTTTGACACACGGCTAAGGAAATTGCTCAAGGACCTCAACGTCTCCAACAT GTTTGATGCCATTGTGGTATCATCGGAGGTTGGATATGAGAAACCTGCTCCAGAGATCTTCAAAATAGCATTAG AACAAATTGGCGTGGAAGCCAGCAATGCAGTACATGTAGGAGATGATGAAACTGCAGACAAGGCGGGTGCTAACGCTATTGGACTCGAGTGCTG GCTGTGGGGAGAAGATGTGAAGGAATTTTCTGAGATACAGCGCCGGATCGTAGCAAAAGGCTCACGATGA
- the LOC123411850 gene encoding haloacid dehalogenase-like hydrolase domain-containing protein 3 isoform X2 — MPAAVVRCPLLLRRHPAAALRRSFSSSGMRSVRRAAGGGSQGRSPAYRGLLLDAGGTLLQLAQPVAETYATLGRPYGVMKSKEYIMQGFKRAFSAPWPKTLRYQGDGRPFWRIVVAEATDCTNSDYFEEVYQYYAHGDAWRLPDGAYRTLRDLKDAGVKLAVVSNFDTRLRKLLKDLNVSNMFDAIVVSSEVGYEKPAPEIFKIALEQIGVEASNAVHVGDDETADKAGANAIGLECWLWGEDVKEFSEIQRRIVAKGSR; from the exons ATGCCCGCCGCGGTGGTGCGCTGCCCCCTCCTCCTCAGGCGGCACCCGGCGGCCGCCCTCCgacgctccttctcctcctccggcaTGCGGTCTGTGCGCAGAGCCGCGGGGGGTGGGAGCCAGGGGCGATCACCGGCGTATCGTGGGCTGCTGCTCGACGCCGGTGGCACGCTGCTGCAGTTGGCGCAGCCAGTCGCTGAGACGTATGCAACCCTCGGCCGTCCATACG GTGTGATGAAGTCCAAAGAGTATATCATGCAAGGATTCAAGCGGGCTTTCTCAGCACCATGGCCCAAGACGCTTAGGTACCAG GGTGATGGGCGACCGTTCTGGAGGATTGTCGTGGCGGAAGCAACTGACTGCACAAACAGTGATTATTTTGAAGAAGTATATCAG TACTATGCACATGGAGATGCATGGCGTCTGCCTGATGGAGCTTACAGAACACTGCGTGATTTAAAGGATGCTGGAG TTAAGCTAGCTGTTGTATCTAACTTTGACACACGGCTAAGGAAATTGCTCAAGGACCTCAACGTCTCCAACAT GTTTGATGCCATTGTGGTATCATCGGAGGTTGGATATGAGAAACCTGCTCCAGAGATCTTCAAAATAGCATTAG AACAAATTGGCGTGGAAGCCAGCAATGCAGTACATGTAGGAGATGATGAAACTGCAGACAAGGCGGGTGCTAACGCTATTGGACTCGAGTGCTG GCTGTGGGGAGAAGATGTGAAGGAATTTTCTGAGATACAGCGCCGGATCGTAGCAAAAGGCTCACGATGA